The proteins below are encoded in one region of Triticum aestivum cultivar Chinese Spring chromosome 1B, IWGSC CS RefSeq v2.1, whole genome shotgun sequence:
- the LOC123121397 gene encoding transcription factor MYB30-like produces MGRAPCCEKDGLKRGAWSPGEDQRLADYIARHGHPNWRALPKHAGLLLCGKSCRLRWVNYLSPDIKRGNFTADEEDLIIRLHQALGNRWSVIAAQLPGRTDNEIKNVWHAHLKKRLEDGLKPAADQDAGGSGRKKSRKQAKARSATVDAGEQYTSPPGQSSSGLTCSTVTESAPAVSSSPSDNATITSASHGHQLVKEDTSSSEAVTDNSSTDVTGMIDLGAMDEDVSLVMSSSSKWSDDQDFWIKMLQEGGDIIDLPEL; encoded by the exons ATGGGGAGAGCGCCGTGCTGCGAGAAGGACGGTCTGAAGCGGGGCGCGTGGAGCCCCGGGGAGGACCAGCGGCTGGCCGACTACATCGCGCGGCATGGCCACCCCAACTGGCGCGCCCTCCCCAAGCACGCAG GGCTTCTGCTGTGCGGGAAGAGTTGTCGCCTGCGGTGGGTCAACTACCTCAGCCCTGACATCAAGCGGGGCAACTTCACCGCCGACGAGGAGGACCTCATCATCCGCCTCCATCAGGCCCTCGGCAACAG GTGGTCCGTGATAGCTGCGCAGCTGCCGGGGCGCACTGACAACGAGATCAAGAACGTCTGGCACGCGCACCTCAAGAAGAGGCTGGAGGACGGCCTGAAGCCAGCCGCCGATCAAGACGCCGGCGGCAGTGGCCGGAAGAAGTCACGCAAGCAGGCCAAGGCTAGGAGCGCCACCGTCGACGCTGGTGAGCAGTACACGTCGCCGCCAGGGCAGTCGAGCAGCGGCTTGACGTGCTCCACGGTGACCGAGTCGGCGCCGGCGGTGTCATCCTCGCCCAGCGATAACGCCACCATCACAAGCGCGAGCCACGGCCACCAGCTCGTCAAAGAGGACACCTCCAGCTCGGAGGCGGTCACTGACAACTCTTCAACAGACGTGACGGGAATGATAGACCTCGGTGCCATGGACGAGGATGTGAGCCTGGTGATGAGCTCATCATCGAAGTGGAGCGATGACCAGGACTTCTGGATCAAGATGCTGCAGGAGGGCGGAGACATAATAGACTTGCCAGAGTTGTAA